The sequence GCCGGCATGCAACGGCTGGACCTACTGGCACTTCCGCACCGACCGGGGCCTGGCCCCCATCGACGAGCTGCGCGCGAAGGTCCGCGCCGGGCTGGGCTGATCCGAAGGCCCTGCGCCAGGATCGGATGCGGCGGATCGCCGCGACCGCCTGAAGGCGGCTAAGCTGCGGCGGCCCGTCGCAGACCCGCGAATTCACCGGCTACCGTGCAACCGCCGCGCCCCGCGGGAGATTTTCCCGTTGATGACCAAGCCCCGCCCAAGTGCGGCGCCGGGGCCGGCGCGTGCGAAAACCATTGAATTCGCAGAACCGGAGCGCGGCGCCGATTGTCGCAATCGGATCGCATTAACCATCCAAGCTTGCAATGCTGCGCCTTTGCTATTCCCGACCGCCCCATTTCCGCGCAAGGATAGGCGCGCTCCGGCGTTGGAGGCGAGGATGGGGCAAGGATCGGGTCGGGACGGTCCATCTGGTCGCGCAACAGTTGCGGGCCGGACGGCGAATCCGCACCAGGACGCCATGTCGCCGCTGACCCTGGCCCGGCGCGCGGTCGCGATCATCGCCACCGCCCTGGCGGCTGCGGTCGGTGGTTTGCCGGCCGCCGCCCAGGGCGACACGCTCGAATATGCGGTCAAGGCCGCCTACCTCTACAAATTCACGCCTTTCGTCGACTGGCCGGCCGCCGCCTTCGCCGGGCCCTCCAGCCCATTCTATGTCTGCGTGCTGGGAGACGATCCCTTCGGCCCCACCCTGGATCAGGCCGTGGCGGGTCATCAGGTCGGCGATCATCCGGTGCGCGTCCGCCGCCTGCAGACGGCGCAGGACGTCACCGAGTGCCACATCCTCTATATCGGCCCGACCCGCGGCCAGGCGGGTGAAGCGGCCCTGAACCGGCTGCGCGGCGCGCCGGTGCTGACCGTGACCGAGGCCAGCAGCGGCCTCAGCGGCCAGATCGTGCAGTTCGTGGTCCATGGCGGCCACGTGCGCTTCACCATCGATGCGGCGGCGGCGAGCGCGGCCCACGTGGCCATCAGCGCCAAGCTGCTCAGCCTGGCGGCGGCCACCTCCAGC is a genomic window of Phenylobacterium montanum containing:
- a CDS encoding YfiR family protein, with the protein product MSPLTLARRAVAIIATALAAAVGGLPAAAQGDTLEYAVKAAYLYKFTPFVDWPAAAFAGPSSPFYVCVLGDDPFGPTLDQAVAGHQVGDHPVRVRRLQTAQDVTECHILYIGPTRGQAGEAALNRLRGAPVLTVTEASSGLSGQIVQFVVHGGHVRFTIDAAAASAAHVAISAKLLSLAAATSSEGARQ